The genomic window AATCCAAATGGGGATATTGTGATAAAAATCTTTGTGAAAAACTGGGTATTCAATATGAAACTCACGGGAAAATGCCGGATGTCATTTTATATCTCGAAGAAAAAAACTGGCTTTGTCTAATTGAAGCCGTTACAAGTCATGGCCCAATCGATAGTAAACGCTATCTTGAATTACAAGAACTCTTCGGAAAAAAGGAATATGAATTAGTATTCATTACTGCCTTTCCAGATAAGAAAATACTTAACAAGTATATTAAGGACATTGCCTGGGAAACTGAAGTTTGGTTAGCAGATCACCCTACACATATGATACATTTTAATGGGGACAAATTCATAGGCCCGTACCAATAGCCACTGCGGATAACAGCATCTAACCGCTTCGCTTCGGGACGAGCCCTCGCTTGGGCTGCGCCACATAGGCTTCTGGCACTCCCCTTGCCTTCGCAAGTGTCGTGACCAGTCCCTAACGTCCCGTTCCGGGACTCAGGGCCAGCCTACGTCGGTTAGCCTAGTTCGTTATACGCAAGTTGCTAAAATCTAACTTTTCCTTTAAAATTTAGCCTAGATTAAGAAATAAAATAGGAAATGCCCGAAAATTTAGTAGATATATGATAGCATATTTGATATCATATATCTGTGCGGGTAACTATTGATACAAACGTCTTATATCAAGCTCTAAGAGATAGTAGAGGTGCTTCACATTTTATACTAGCTTTAGTCGAAAACAGGAAAATTGAATTAGCTCTATCAACACCAGTTTTTATAGAATATTCGGATGTTTTACTTAGAGATAAGTCAATATCTGATTTAGGCTTATCTAAAAAGGAAATTAATCTTGTCTTGGATTTCCTTGCTTTGGTGGCTACGCCTTTTTCTATTAACTATTTACTAAGACCTAATCTTGGGGACGAAAACGACAACCTTTTTGTTGAACTTGCTTTTGCAAGTAACAGTCGATACCTAATTACTTCAAATATTAAAGATTTTAACCAAAATAAAGATCTAAAATTTGATTCCTTTAAAGTTATTACTCCCACAGATTTCACTAAATTTTGGAGATTAAATTATGAATAAAAAAAATGTGCTCACCATTCGTATTCCAGAAGATCTTAAAGAAAGAATTGAAAAAACTGCTGCGACACAAGGTGTTTCTCTTAATCAATTTGCTTTATATGCTTTTACAAGAGGCATCAGCGATATTGACACTGCTAACTTTTTCAAAAAACGCATTCAAGGAAAAACTAATGAATCAATTGAAGACGGATTTAAGAAAGTTATGGGGAAAGTCGGAAAGAAAGATAAAGTTCCTACGCGTAGACTAACTCTAGTTCTATAGTAGCAACCAGCGTATAACAGCGTGGAAACGCTGCGCTTCGACACGTACGGCCTCGCTTGGGCTGCGCCACATTCCTCTCCGTCACGCTTCTCGCTCCGCAAGAAGACGCGCCGACGCTAACGCCTCTCCGAGGCTCAGCTACGAGGAACGT from Leptospira wolbachii serovar Codice str. CDC includes these protein-coding regions:
- a CDS encoding putative toxin-antitoxin system toxin component, PIN family → MRVTIDTNVLYQALRDSRGASHFILALVENRKIELALSTPVFIEYSDVLLRDKSISDLGLSKKEINLVLDFLALVATPFSINYLLRPNLGDENDNLFVELAFASNSRYLITSNIKDFNQNKDLKFDSFKVITPTDFTKFWRLNYE
- a CDS encoding toxin-antitoxin system HicB family antitoxin yields the protein MNKKNVLTIRIPEDLKERIEKTAATQGVSLNQFALYAFTRGISDIDTANFFKKRIQGKTNESIEDGFKKVMGKVGKKDKVPTRRLTLVL